In Bacteroidota bacterium, one DNA window encodes the following:
- a CDS encoding DUF2141 domain-containing protein has protein sequence MIKRNIFLMLLFFSFSSAFALSDSLSTLRIVIHGAVTDSGKIMVAVSDSEKNYMTPGMAFKAAALDINEGKSEWVIDSIPYGSYAIKVFHDVNSNQQLDTKSFGIPSEPYGFSNNAAGRFGPPSWKDAHFDCHEREILVEIKLK, from the coding sequence ATGATAAAGAGAAATATATTTTTAATGCTGCTTTTTTTCTCATTTTCTTCAGCTTTTGCCCTTTCTGATTCACTTTCAACCCTTAGGATAGTTATTCATGGGGCTGTTACCGACAGCGGTAAGATAATGGTAGCGGTTTCCGATTCGGAAAAGAATTATATGACACCAGGCATGGCTTTCAAAGCCGCTGCATTGGATATAAACGAGGGGAAATCGGAATGGGTAATTGACAGCATACCTTATGGCTCTTATGCCATTAAAGTGTTTCATGATGTGAACAGTAATCAGCAATTAGACACGAAGAGTTTCGGTATACCGTCTGAACCCTATGGTTTCTCAAATAATGCTGCAGGCCGGTTTGGTCCGCCATCCTGGAAAGATGCCCATTTCGATTGCCATGAAAGAGAAATCCTGGTTGAAATAAAGCTTAAATGA
- a CDS encoding ribose-phosphate pyrophosphokinase codes for MPKKNLVSIFAGRATKYLAEKIAESYGSELGDLTCTVFSDGEFQAYYEENIRGRDVFLVQSTFPPADNLFELLMMVDAARRASAKNIVAVIPYFGYARQDRKDKPRVSITAKLVSNLLTAAGVTRVITIDLHADQIQGFFDVPVDHLFASSIFVPYLKKLDLPNMIMASPDTGGTRRAANYAKVLNTGFVICYKQRRKPNEIDTMDLVGEVEGKDVILVDDIIDTAGSITRAANLIMDKGANSVRAICTHPVFSGQAYEKLEASPFKEIVVTDTIPLRRESSKIRVLSTADLFADVILRVENKKSISSLFKFSDK; via the coding sequence ATGCCCAAAAAGAATCTGGTCAGTATTTTTGCAGGAAGAGCCACCAAGTACCTGGCTGAAAAGATTGCCGAAAGCTATGGTTCAGAGCTTGGCGATCTGACCTGTACCGTTTTCTCCGATGGTGAATTTCAGGCATATTATGAAGAGAATATTCGTGGACGGGATGTATTTCTGGTTCAGTCGACATTCCCGCCGGCCGATAATCTTTTCGAGTTGCTTATGATGGTAGATGCAGCACGCAGGGCTTCAGCCAAAAACATAGTAGCAGTTATTCCCTATTTCGGTTATGCACGTCAGGATCGCAAGGATAAACCCAGGGTATCCATAACAGCCAAACTGGTATCCAACCTTCTGACAGCAGCGGGAGTAACAAGGGTAATCACCATTGATCTGCATGCAGATCAGATCCAGGGATTCTTTGATGTTCCTGTTGATCACCTGTTTGCATCTTCTATTTTTGTTCCCTATCTTAAGAAGCTTGATCTTCCCAACATGATCATGGCTTCCCCTGATACGGGAGGAACCCGAAGGGCTGCCAATTATGCAAAAGTCCTTAATACAGGTTTTGTTATATGTTACAAACAGCGCCGTAAACCCAATGAAATTGACACCATGGACCTGGTTGGCGAAGTAGAGGGCAAAGATGTTATACTTGTTGATGATATCATCGACACAGCAGGGTCGATTACACGTGCTGCAAATCTGATTATGGACAAGGGAGCCAACAGTGTAAGGGCTATTTGTACACATCCTGTTTTTTCCGGACAGGCTTATGAAAAGCTGGAAGCATCACCATTTAAAGAAATCGTTGTTACCGATACGATCCCTCTGAGACGCGAAAGCAGTAAAATCAGGGTGTTGTCAACAGCAGATTTATTTGCCGACGTGATATTACGTGTAGAGAACAAAAAATCAATTAGTTCGTTATTTAAATTTTCGGATAAATAA
- a CDS encoding pyruvate kinase produces the protein MNIRKTFSLTKIIATLGPATSDPETLTSLIENGARVFRVNFSHGTFEQYREMIRNVRETSKMLGIYTSLLGDLSGPKIRVGEIPGNGIFLKPGMMVRFCDEENSHTSLGAEAVICFTTSYPPFTREVKPGQRVLLDDGNLLLQCESNSDTDVICRVVNGGLVTTHKGINLPDTELSIPALTQKDYHCIDFAVEQGFDFLALSFVRQGEDVRLLKQRLTELKARPGVSWPGPSTNPVIPPTAKDFEGFIPVISKIEKPQAIDHLISILEESDGIMVARGDLGVEMDLAEVAVHQKNIIRLCRQYGKPVIVATQMLQTMIESPVPTRAEVSDVANAIFDGADAVMLSGETAVGKYPVETVKMMNRIARKANDYIRSLDSHPLIPFKPLEEHNRSAAIAHGVITMVRDVDARLIIVWSQYGGATLFLSQHKLPVPILSFSNNERTLRQHSLLYGVHAVFMDMPSSGSRFIENVDRLILKNVWAHKGEPIVIALGEPIHRVGITNRVVVHYVGESEL, from the coding sequence ATGAACATCAGGAAGACCTTTTCTTTAACAAAAATCATAGCGACGTTAGGGCCGGCAACATCGGATCCGGAGACACTTACTTCATTGATTGAAAATGGCGCCAGGGTTTTCAGGGTGAATTTCTCTCATGGTACTTTTGAGCAGTACCGGGAGATGATCAGAAATGTAAGAGAAACCAGCAAGATGCTGGGGATATACACTTCCCTGCTAGGCGATTTGTCGGGTCCAAAAATCAGGGTAGGAGAGATCCCTGGTAACGGGATATTCCTGAAACCCGGGATGATGGTAAGATTTTGTGATGAAGAGAATTCGCATACATCATTGGGTGCAGAAGCTGTCATTTGTTTTACAACCAGTTATCCTCCATTTACACGGGAAGTAAAACCTGGGCAAAGGGTTCTTCTGGATGATGGAAACCTGTTGCTTCAATGTGAGTCAAATTCAGATACGGATGTGATTTGCCGGGTAGTGAACGGTGGCTTGGTTACCACTCACAAAGGGATCAACCTTCCTGACACGGAACTATCGATTCCGGCTTTAACGCAAAAGGATTATCACTGCATTGATTTTGCCGTGGAGCAGGGATTTGATTTTCTTGCATTAAGTTTTGTCAGACAGGGAGAAGATGTAAGACTATTAAAGCAACGCCTGACTGAGCTGAAAGCCAGGCCGGGCGTTTCCTGGCCGGGACCCTCGACGAATCCTGTTATTCCGCCAACGGCTAAGGATTTTGAGGGATTTATTCCGGTTATCAGCAAAATCGAAAAACCTCAGGCTATTGATCACCTTATTTCTATCCTGGAAGAATCAGATGGTATTATGGTTGCCCGCGGTGATCTTGGTGTTGAGATGGACCTTGCCGAAGTTGCAGTCCACCAGAAAAATATCATACGGCTCTGCCGCCAATATGGAAAACCGGTGATTGTGGCAACTCAAATGTTGCAGACTATGATAGAATCACCGGTACCCACACGGGCGGAGGTTTCCGATGTTGCTAATGCGATCTTTGATGGAGCCGATGCTGTAATGCTTTCAGGGGAAACTGCCGTAGGGAAATATCCGGTTGAAACCGTGAAAATGATGAACCGGATAGCCCGTAAAGCCAATGATTATATTCGTTCTCTTGACAGTCATCCCCTGATTCCGTTTAAACCCCTTGAAGAACATAACCGAAGCGCTGCAATTGCTCATGGGGTGATAACCATGGTCAGGGATGTGGATGCAAGATTGATAATTGTATGGTCGCAATATGGTGGTGCCACCCTGTTCCTGTCTCAACATAAATTGCCTGTCCCCATTTTAAGCTTCAGCAATAACGAACGGACATTGCGCCAACATTCCCTGCTGTATGGGGTTCACGCTGTTTTTATGGATATGCCCTCCAGCGGAAGCCGTTTTATTGAAAATGTTGATCGTTTGATACTGAAAAACGTCTGGGCTCATAAAGGTGAACCAATAGTTATCGCATTAGGAGAACCTATTCACAGAGTTGGCATTACAAACAGAGTTGTTGTGCATTACGTAGGAGAAAGCGAACTTTAA
- a CDS encoding bifunctional helix-turn-helix transcriptional regulator/GNAT family N-acetyltransferase — MEFVRKLGSVALANRVKGLSDAMMNDIIRIYKEMNLDFEPRWFTVFQILSKRNAEIPITVIAEELKITHPAVIQVVNVLEEKGLVESRPDTADHRKRLVSLSDSGKILALRISPVWLDIRSALDDFLLETEPDFLNILEKMEMALQKQSVYSRIRFKLSERLDAEIKLIELDEEYLDDFRVLNLQWLNSYLEVTDYDRKILDDPIGEIISKGGKVFLLVHKNNVAGCFALSPVGDNATELHKFVISREYRGWGLGYKMLDKAIKISLNSGAQAIYLFTHEKLKAASALYKKYGFREREPLPGINDATGRFSVFMEYLPESRE, encoded by the coding sequence ATGGAATTTGTCAGGAAACTGGGTTCAGTGGCTCTTGCCAACCGGGTAAAAGGCTTGTCGGATGCAATGATGAACGATATTATTCGCATTTATAAGGAAATGAATCTGGATTTTGAACCAAGATGGTTCACCGTTTTTCAGATCCTGTCGAAGAGAAATGCGGAAATTCCGATCACGGTTATTGCAGAGGAATTAAAAATAACTCACCCCGCAGTTATCCAGGTTGTGAATGTTCTGGAAGAAAAAGGCCTGGTTGAAAGCCGACCTGATACTGCTGATCACCGTAAAAGACTGGTAAGTCTCAGCGACAGTGGGAAAATACTGGCTCTAAGGATTTCCCCTGTCTGGTTGGATATACGGAGTGCACTCGATGATTTCCTCCTGGAAACAGAACCTGATTTTCTGAATATTTTGGAAAAGATGGAAATGGCCTTGCAGAAACAGTCTGTTTATAGCCGGATCAGATTTAAATTATCAGAACGTTTGGATGCTGAAATTAAACTTATTGAGCTGGACGAAGAATACCTTGATGATTTCAGGGTATTAAATCTTCAATGGCTTAATAGTTACCTTGAGGTTACTGATTATGACCGGAAAATCCTGGACGATCCTATCGGGGAGATTATTAGCAAGGGAGGTAAGGTATTTCTCCTGGTGCATAAGAATAATGTTGCAGGATGCTTTGCACTTTCACCGGTTGGAGATAATGCCACCGAGCTTCATAAGTTTGTTATTAGCCGCGAATACCGCGGATGGGGTCTTGGATATAAAATGCTGGATAAAGCAATAAAAATTTCCCTGAATTCGGGAGCTCAAGCCATTTACCTTTTTACACATGAAAAATTAAAAGCCGCTTCTGCATTATATAAGAAATACGGCTTCAGAGAAAGAGAGCCTTTACCGGGTATCAATGACGCTACAGGCCGTTTTTCTGTATTCATGGAGTATCTTCCTGAATCCCGGGAATGA
- a CDS encoding glycine--tRNA ligase translates to MPNDDLFKKVIAHAKEYGFIFQSSEIYDGLSAVYDYGQNGAELKSNIRDYWWKSMVQYHDNIVGIDSAIFMHPTVWKASGHVDAFNDPLIDNKDSKKRYRADVLVEDHCAKIEAKIQKEVEKAAKRFGDAFDETKFIETNPRVLEYFVQLQNIKDRLYKSLENEDLPEIKQLIEDLGIVCPISGTRNWTDVRQFNLMFATQLGASAEGASTIYLRPETAQGIFVNYLNVQKTGRMKLPFGIAQTGKAFRNEIVARQFIFRMREFEQMEMQFFVKPGTEMEWFHYWKEQRLKWHYNMGIPRDQYKLHEHEKLAHYANAAFDIEFNFPMGFKELEGIHSRTDFDLGAHQKHSGKKIQYFDPETNESYVPYVVETSIGLDRTFLALISYAYQEEKLEDGSERVIMRIPPFLAPIKVAVFPLVNKDRLPEKSREIMDTLKYDFMCHYEEKDSIGKRYRRHDAIGTPYCITIDHQTLEDNTVTIRERDTMKQDRVNVENIGNIVRDRLKMPRL, encoded by the coding sequence ATGCCAAACGACGATCTTTTTAAAAAAGTTATCGCCCATGCCAAGGAATATGGATTCATATTCCAGTCGAGTGAGATTTATGACGGACTCAGCGCAGTTTACGACTATGGACAGAATGGGGCTGAATTAAAAAGTAATATCAGAGATTACTGGTGGAAATCCATGGTCCAATACCACGATAATATCGTGGGCATTGATTCGGCTATTTTCATGCATCCAACTGTATGGAAAGCTTCAGGACATGTGGATGCCTTTAATGACCCTCTCATTGATAACAAGGATTCGAAAAAAAGATACCGGGCGGATGTGCTTGTGGAAGATCATTGTGCTAAAATTGAAGCCAAGATCCAGAAAGAAGTGGAAAAAGCCGCTAAAAGATTTGGAGATGCTTTTGATGAAACCAAGTTTATTGAAACCAATCCCAGGGTCCTTGAATATTTCGTTCAGCTGCAAAACATTAAGGACAGACTTTATAAGTCTTTGGAAAATGAAGACTTGCCAGAAATAAAGCAACTCATTGAAGACCTCGGGATTGTGTGCCCTATATCCGGTACACGCAACTGGACTGACGTGCGGCAGTTTAACCTTATGTTTGCCACACAATTGGGTGCAAGTGCCGAAGGTGCCAGCACTATTTATCTTCGCCCGGAAACAGCCCAGGGCATATTCGTAAATTACCTGAACGTGCAGAAAACAGGAAGAATGAAGCTGCCCTTCGGAATTGCTCAAACAGGAAAAGCTTTCCGAAACGAAATTGTTGCCAGGCAATTCATCTTCAGGATGAGGGAATTTGAACAGATGGAGATGCAGTTTTTTGTTAAACCCGGAACAGAGATGGAATGGTTCCATTACTGGAAGGAACAAAGACTGAAATGGCATTACAATATGGGCATACCCCGTGACCAATACAAACTGCATGAACATGAAAAACTGGCCCATTATGCCAATGCAGCTTTTGATATAGAATTTAATTTCCCAATGGGTTTCAAGGAACTGGAAGGCATACATTCCCGTACCGATTTTGACCTGGGTGCTCATCAGAAGCATTCCGGTAAAAAAATCCAGTATTTTGATCCGGAAACCAACGAAAGCTATGTCCCTTATGTTGTCGAAACATCCATCGGACTGGATCGTACATTCCTGGCTCTTATCAGTTATGCTTATCAGGAAGAAAAACTTGAAGACGGTTCTGAAAGGGTGATTATGCGAATTCCCCCTTTCCTGGCTCCCATAAAAGTAGCCGTATTTCCACTGGTAAATAAAGACAGACTTCCTGAAAAATCAAGGGAGATCATGGACACACTGAAGTATGATTTCATGTGCCATTACGAGGAAAAGGATTCTATCGGGAAGCGTTACCGAAGGCATGATGCCATCGGAACGCCCTATTGCATTACCATTGATCATCAGACCCTGGAAGACAATACTGTTACCATTCGTGAGAGGGATACTATGAAACAGGACAGGGTAAACGTTGAAAATATCGGAAATATAGTCAGAGACAGGCTTAAAATGCCAAGGCTCTGA
- a CDS encoding pirin family protein, which translates to MTKIIPENERYFTDHGWLKSYWLFSFSDYYDPGNIHHGSLRVFNDDYVDPHSGFATHPHREMEIITMVLEGAITHKDSMGNETVIRAGEVQSMSAGTGITHSEHNRENEVLHLYQIWIFPEKQGLKPSYDQKAFDPSLWRNSLYPVASGQGKEEAVRINADATIYRCILDKGNILKQDISENRHILIYITEGELEVNGHTAKENDQIRLSGETGLKIKSNREADFVLVDVS; encoded by the coding sequence ATGACAAAAATAATCCCCGAAAATGAAAGATATTTCACCGATCATGGCTGGTTGAAATCGTACTGGTTATTTTCCTTTTCCGATTATTATGATCCGGGCAATATCCATCATGGTTCGCTTAGGGTTTTTAATGACGATTATGTAGATCCTCATTCAGGTTTTGCGACCCACCCGCACCGGGAGATGGAGATAATAACAATGGTCCTGGAAGGCGCCATAACCCACAAAGACAGTATGGGTAATGAGACAGTGATCCGTGCCGGAGAGGTGCAAAGCATGTCGGCCGGGACAGGTATTACACATTCGGAACACAACAGGGAAAATGAGGTATTGCACCTTTATCAGATATGGATATTCCCAGAGAAACAGGGTTTAAAACCATCATATGATCAAAAAGCATTTGATCCCTCTCTTTGGAGAAACAGCTTATACCCTGTCGCTTCAGGCCAGGGCAAAGAGGAGGCGGTGAGAATTAACGCCGATGCGACCATTTATAGATGTATTCTGGACAAAGGTAATATCCTGAAGCAGGATATTTCTGAAAACAGGCATATTCTCATTTATATCACCGAAGGAGAACTTGAGGTAAATGGACATACCGCCAAAGAAAATGATCAGATCAGGTTATCGGGAGAAACAGGTTTGAAGATCAAATCAAATCGGGAAGCTGATTTTGTATTAGTAGATGTATCTTAA
- a CDS encoding NAD(P)/FAD-dependent oxidoreductase produces MISRLLPNRFDVAIIGAGPSGSLAAMNLAGKGIKTLILEKETLPRYKACGGGLVYRTRNWLKESAGLEIPDSIIESESFQAGFRIHANNLMFEVKRNVPIITMVMREQFDYWLTMQAVNQGAELVDNTKVLSIKKDIDFLITTTGGVFCAPVVVLASGALGKILFESDADKQLITGFHNYREMMPALEAEIPMSDNELFPFARFDLDMNKGGYGWVFPKKTSYSVGLVVNKKSRTNLNRLLGDYLRLLKLDQVKPTIVKGHTIPYQAWANSISVQGILKTGDAMGLADPVVGEGLSNALQSGWMAAEAIIESGLDPRLSEKVYLNKLGLKILPQLKIATRLAGILYNQPKLSKMIFRTKGQEIAENFTEVFLGNRDYPTEKEVFSVLRKLLF; encoded by the coding sequence ATGATATCTCGCTTATTACCAAACAGGTTTGATGTTGCTATTATCGGTGCGGGGCCTTCAGGTAGCCTTGCTGCCATGAACCTTGCAGGAAAAGGTATAAAAACCTTAATCCTGGAGAAAGAAACATTACCAAGATATAAAGCATGCGGAGGAGGGTTGGTTTATCGAACAAGGAATTGGCTCAAGGAAAGCGCCGGGCTTGAAATACCTGACTCTATAATTGAAAGTGAATCGTTTCAGGCCGGGTTTCGGATACATGCAAACAACTTGATGTTTGAAGTCAAACGGAATGTGCCTATTATCACGATGGTCATGAGGGAACAATTTGACTATTGGCTAACGATGCAGGCAGTCAACCAGGGAGCGGAACTTGTTGATAATACCAAAGTCCTGAGTATAAAAAAAGACATTGATTTCCTCATAACCACTACCGGCGGGGTTTTTTGTGCTCCTGTCGTTGTTCTTGCCAGCGGTGCACTTGGGAAGATACTCTTTGAATCCGATGCAGATAAACAGCTGATTACCGGATTCCATAATTATCGTGAGATGATGCCGGCCCTGGAAGCGGAAATCCCTATGAGTGACAATGAATTATTCCCCTTTGCCCGCTTTGACCTGGATATGAACAAGGGTGGCTATGGATGGGTTTTCCCAAAAAAAACGTCCTATTCCGTTGGTCTGGTGGTGAATAAAAAATCCAGGACAAACCTTAACAGGCTTCTTGGCGATTATTTGCGGCTTCTCAAACTTGATCAGGTTAAACCCACTATTGTCAAAGGACATACAATTCCTTACCAGGCATGGGCTAACAGTATATCCGTGCAAGGTATTCTGAAAACCGGCGATGCAATGGGCCTGGCGGATCCGGTAGTCGGTGAAGGCTTATCCAATGCTCTTCAAAGCGGATGGATGGCAGCGGAAGCCATTATTGAATCCGGATTGGATCCAAGACTGTCTGAAAAAGTTTACTTGAATAAACTTGGTTTAAAAATTCTACCACAATTAAAAATTGCAACACGATTAGCTGGTATTTTATATAATCAACCCAAACTATCAAAAATGATCTTCCGGACAAAGGGGCAGGAAATCGCCGAAAACTTCACGGAAGTCTTCCTGGGAAACAGGGATTATCCTACTGAAAAAGAAGTGTTTAGCGTACTGAGAAAACTTTTGTTTTAA
- a CDS encoding M48 family metalloprotease: MKTTLRYFPILIIIVFFTLQSCQKDEDSPGTINLFTVEDDMAFGDQLDQEIKNNPAQYPLLSETNYPDAYFHITRIRDSILSTGLVGYDDTFLWQVKIIQNDTVLNAFAAPGGYLYFYTGLIKFLDNEAQFAGVMAHEMAHAARRHSTNTLTKVYGIQILLGVLLGQNSNILVDVAADLALGLGNLAFSRDHEYEADEYAVRYLYETSYDARGIAGFFEKLDTAPGIPEFLSTHPSPENRIDKIYETWNSLGGKEGQLYGNIYSAFIASLP, encoded by the coding sequence ATGAAAACAACACTCAGATATTTCCCCATTCTGATAATTATTGTTTTTTTTACCCTTCAATCCTGTCAAAAAGACGAAGACAGCCCCGGTACTATTAATCTCTTTACCGTGGAAGACGACATGGCTTTCGGTGATCAGCTTGATCAGGAGATAAAGAATAATCCGGCTCAATATCCGCTTCTCAGCGAAACGAACTATCCGGACGCCTATTTTCACATCACCAGAATCCGGGATTCTATACTAAGCACAGGACTTGTCGGTTACGATGACACCTTTCTCTGGCAAGTGAAGATCATTCAAAACGATACGGTATTAAATGCGTTTGCTGCTCCTGGCGGATATCTGTATTTTTATACAGGACTTATCAAATTCCTCGACAATGAAGCCCAGTTTGCCGGGGTCATGGCTCATGAAATGGCACATGCGGCACGACGGCATTCAACCAATACACTTACCAAGGTTTACGGAATACAGATCCTGTTAGGAGTGTTGCTTGGGCAGAACTCCAATATCCTTGTTGATGTAGCAGCTGACCTTGCTCTGGGCCTTGGAAACCTGGCTTTCAGCCGCGATCACGAATACGAAGCCGATGAATATGCGGTCAGATACCTCTATGAAACTTCATACGACGCAAGAGGTATAGCCGGCTTCTTTGAAAAACTCGATACAGCTCCTGGAATCCCTGAATTCCTCAGCACACATCCTTCACCCGAAAACCGTATAGATAAGATTTATGAAACATGGAACAGCCTCGGTGGGAAAGAAGGACAATTATATGGTAATATATATTCAGCTTTTATAGCAAGTTTGCCTTAG
- the pth gene encoding aminoacyl-tRNA hydrolase, with amino-acid sequence MKFLIAGLGNIGSEYSNTRHNIGFILADALALAAGAVFKTERYADVARIRYRGKTLIVIKPSTYMNLSGKAVRYWMQKENIVEEQLLAVVDDIALPTGALRMKAKGGDGGHNGLQSIIEYLGSEAFPRLRIGIGNDFAQGSQVDYVLGKWTKPEEETMLKKIPVAVEMVKSFVANGLERTMNQYNE; translated from the coding sequence ATGAAATTCCTCATTGCAGGATTGGGGAACATTGGTTCTGAATACTCCAATACCCGTCATAATATTGGTTTTATCCTGGCGGATGCATTGGCGCTGGCAGCCGGAGCTGTTTTTAAGACAGAGCGCTATGCTGATGTCGCCCGCATCCGCTACCGGGGTAAAACTCTGATTGTTATCAAACCTTCCACATACATGAATCTGAGTGGAAAGGCGGTAAGGTATTGGATGCAAAAAGAGAATATTGTAGAAGAGCAACTTCTGGCGGTGGTTGATGATATTGCACTTCCTACCGGTGCTTTGAGAATGAAAGCTAAGGGTGGTGATGGCGGCCACAATGGTTTGCAAAGTATCATTGAATACCTTGGGTCAGAAGCTTTTCCCCGTTTGAGGATTGGCATAGGCAATGATTTCGCACAGGGTTCACAGGTTGATTATGTGTTAGGAAAATGGACGAAACCCGAAGAGGAAACAATGCTTAAAAAAATCCCTGTAGCTGTTGAGATGGTGAAAAGCTTTGTTGCAAATGGTCTGGAAAGGACCATGAATCAATACAACGAATAA
- a CDS encoding M48 family metallopeptidase, whose product MTEAIQFGSRTIDFRLEYSDRKSLGITVTPEMGVLVKAPADITIEKVKEKIRKKAPWIIKQQSFFLSFQPKTPKRKYISGETHLYLGRQYRLQIQIDKEESVKLKGKFIVVTASEKSRAKDLLHDWYLQHARAKFHAIAALLIDKFKKHKVEPSSIVLRDMPTRWGSCTPKGKIILNPELIKAPKGCIEYVIIHELCHLIHHDHTQKFIDLQTKEMKDWEKWKMKLEKLLA is encoded by the coding sequence ATGACAGAAGCTATACAATTTGGAAGTAGAACAATAGATTTTCGTTTGGAATATTCAGACAGGAAATCGCTTGGCATTACTGTGACACCTGAAATGGGGGTGCTGGTAAAAGCACCGGCTGATATAACTATTGAAAAAGTAAAAGAAAAAATCAGGAAAAAAGCACCTTGGATAATTAAACAACAAAGCTTCTTTCTTTCCTTTCAACCAAAGACACCAAAACGAAAATACATTAGCGGTGAGACCCATTTATATTTAGGCAGGCAATACCGTTTACAAATCCAAATTGATAAAGAAGAATCGGTAAAATTAAAAGGGAAATTCATTGTAGTTACTGCAAGCGAAAAATCAAGAGCTAAAGATTTATTGCATGACTGGTACTTGCAACATGCAAGGGCAAAGTTTCATGCAATCGCAGCACTACTCATCGACAAATTCAAAAAGCATAAAGTTGAACCTAGTTCTATTGTTTTACGTGACATGCCGACACGTTGGGGAAGCTGCACTCCGAAAGGAAAAATCATCTTAAATCCTGAATTGATCAAAGCACCAAAAGGCTGTATTGAATATGTGATTATACATGAACTTTGTCACTTAATACATCACGACCATACACAGAAATTTATAGATTTACAGACTAAGGAAATGAAAGACTGGGAAAAGTGGAAAATGAAATTAGAGAAATTATTAGCATGA
- a CDS encoding 50S ribosomal protein L25/general stress protein Ctc, giving the protein MKTVSLSGSPRENVGKKDAKKNRMEGKVPCVIYGGKEQVHFSMDEKNFKKILFTTDVYIIEFDIAGKKFRTILQDIQYHPVTDKVLHADFLEVTQDNPVKLAIPVKITGSAPGVIKGGKLIQKMRKLKVKGLIDSIPESFPIDVSSLDIGQSVKIRDLSFENIQILESPSAVVAVVKTTRAAAAGTGAEEEAEGEEAEKSE; this is encoded by the coding sequence ATGAAAACAGTATCATTGAGCGGTTCTCCAAGAGAGAACGTAGGGAAAAAAGATGCTAAGAAAAACCGTATGGAAGGGAAGGTACCTTGCGTTATTTACGGTGGTAAAGAGCAGGTACATTTTTCCATGGACGAGAAGAATTTTAAAAAGATTCTTTTTACAACCGATGTTTATATCATTGAATTTGATATTGCAGGAAAGAAATTCCGCACTATCCTGCAGGATATTCAGTATCATCCGGTAACAGATAAAGTACTTCATGCAGACTTCCTGGAAGTTACCCAGGATAATCCTGTTAAATTGGCCATACCGGTTAAAATTACAGGATCGGCACCTGGAGTTATCAAGGGTGGTAAGTTGATCCAGAAGATGCGCAAACTAAAGGTTAAAGGTTTGATTGATAGCATTCCTGAGTCTTTTCCGATTGATGTTTCCAGCCTTGATATTGGTCAATCCGTAAAAATCAGGGATCTCTCTTTTGAGAATATTCAGATCCTGGAATCACCATCAGCAGTTGTTGCTGTTGTTAAGACTACCAGGGCTGCCGCTGCCGGTACCGGTGCAGAGGAAGAAGCTGAAGGAGAGGAAGCTGAGAAAAGTGAATAA